The genomic region GCGGCAAGGCCGGCACACTGCATCTATCCGTACCGGATCTTAACATACTGATGACATCAACGGTGGTCGGTGCAGGCCCCCCGCTGGCCGTTGGAGCGGCTTTTGCCCAGCAATACAAGCGATCCACAGACATAACCGTGGTCTTTTTCGGCGATGGTGCAGCGGCCGAGGGAAGCGTGCACGAAGCCATGAATCTGGCCGGCGTCTGGAAGCTGCCGCTTTTGTTCGTCTGCGAAAACAACTGCTGGGCCGGCGCACAGCGGCCTGAAGAGCACTGCGCGACACCGCATATTTTCCAGCGTGCCGAAGGATACAATATGCCCGGTCGGAGCGTGGATGGCAATGACGTGGAGGCCGTTTACAATCTCGGCGTCGAACTGGTTGCGCATTGCCGTTCGGGCAAGGGACCTGCTTTTATGGAAGCACTGACCTACCGCATGCGGGGCCATGGTGAACAGGATCACCAGCATTATGTTGACCCGGCGGAGCTTGAGATCTGGTCAGCCCGGTGTCCGATCCGTCGTTACCGCCAAAAGCTGCTCGATGATAACGTACTCACCGAGGCCCGGATCCGGGCCATTGACCAGGATGCCGAAACGCGTGTGGCAGCCGCCGTGGCGTTTGGTGACGAAAGTCCCTATTCCGGCGTCGAGACCGCCCTGACCGATGTATTCGTCCAACCGCCCAGCGCCTGAAAGGAGTCGTGCCATGTGTCAAAAAACATTCGGACAAGCCTTAAACGAAGCTCTCACAATAGCCATGAAAAATGATGAGACTGTATTTCTCGCCGGCGAAGGCGTAGGGGTTTCCATCCACCAGGATCCCAATGCGGCCACTTTCGGCCTTCTGGAAAAATTTGGCCCGGGGCGGGTAAAGGATACGCCGGTCAGCGAAGCGGCCATTGCCGGGCTTGCCGTAGGCGCTTCCTGCATGGGCCTGCGGCCGGTAGTGGAAATTATGTTTTTTCCATTCATTACCCTGGCAAGCGACATGCTGGTGAACCATGCCGGAAAGCTGCGTTATATGAGTGGCGGCAAATCCAGCTTCCCCCTGACGGTACGGGTCAGGGCCGGAGTAGGCTTTGGTGCCGGCAGTCAGCACTCGCACAACCTTGAATCATGGATCGCGCACAGTCCGGGCCTGAAAATTGTCTGGCCGGCCACACCGGCAGATGCCAAGGGGTTACTGCTCAGCGCCATATTCGACCCGGACCCGGTCATCGTGATAGAGGACATGATGCTCGGTTGGATGCCCGGTGAAGTGCCGCCCGGCGACATTCGTACCCCCCTGGGCAAAGCCCGCATGGCTTCACCGGGGACCGACTGCACCATCGTAGCGTATGGCGCGGCCCTGTACGCGGTAATGGCAGCGCTTGCCCCCTTGAGTGAAATCGGCATCTCCTGCGAGGTGATTGATCTGCGGTCCCTGGTACCCCTGGACAAGGCCTGCATCCTCGACTCGGTTCGTAAGACCGGTCGACTGGTAGTGGTGCACGAAGCCAACCTTTTTTGCGGATTCGGTGCGGAACTGGCCGCCATGGTCGCCGAAGAGGCCTTC from Desulfobacterales bacterium harbors:
- a CDS encoding alpha-ketoacid dehydrogenase subunit beta, whose translation is MCQKTFGQALNEALTIAMKNDETVFLAGEGVGVSIHQDPNAATFGLLEKFGPGRVKDTPVSEAAIAGLAVGASCMGLRPVVEIMFFPFITLASDMLVNHAGKLRYMSGGKSSFPLTVRVRAGVGFGAGSQHSHNLESWIAHSPGLKIVWPATPADAKGLLLSAIFDPDPVIVIEDMMLGWMPGEVPPGDIRTPLGKARMASPGTDCTIVAYGAALYAVMAALAPLSEIGISCEVIDLRSLVPLDKACILDSVRKTGRLVVVHEANLFCGFGAELAAMVAEEAFDALKGPIKRVGAPQIPVPVAPTHEKIFKPGPEDVVSAVREAMGK
- a CDS encoding thiamine pyrophosphate-dependent dehydrogenase E1 component subunit alpha encodes the protein MTENQLTPDLRTRLYTSMVLTRKFEENIVTLSQEPRRLPGMQILANGQEAVATGIVSALEPADVIISNHRSHGHLLARGADLNSLMAEIMAKATGVNGGKAGTLHLSVPDLNILMTSTVVGAGPPLAVGAAFAQQYKRSTDITVVFFGDGAAAEGSVHEAMNLAGVWKLPLLFVCENNCWAGAQRPEEHCATPHIFQRAEGYNMPGRSVDGNDVEAVYNLGVELVAHCRSGKGPAFMEALTYRMRGHGEQDHQHYVDPAELEIWSARCPIRRYRQKLLDDNVLTEARIRAIDQDAETRVAAAVAFGDESPYSGVETALTDVFVQPPSA